CCTGCCGCCGCGCCGAGGCCCCCTGCAGTTGGGCAAGGTGCTCAACGTGTTGACGACCCTCGACCCCGGCGGCGGCACGGACTACGAAGCTCTGGTGCGCGAGCTGGCCGGCAGGGCGGGTCGCCGGGGGCTGTTCGTCATCATCTCCGATCTCTGGGGCGAGGATGACGATCCGGGCGCTTCGCTGGCGGCCCTGGCCGCCCGGCGCCACGAGCTGATCGCCCTGCGCGTGCTGGATCCCGACGAGATCGCCCCGGACTTCAGCGGTCCCTTGCTGTTGCGCGGGCTGGAGGAGGACGCCGAGCTGCCCGTCGACGCCGAGGCGCTGGGCCGGGCCTACCGGGAGCGCTTCGCCGAGCACGACGGTCGCCTGGCGGCCCGGCTGCGCGCCGCCGGCGCTGACTACCTGCGCTTGAGCACCGCCGGCGACTTCATCGCCCCCCTGCGCCGCTTTCTCGCCCGGCGGGACAGGCTGCGCAACGCCACCGGACGGCCGACCCGATGATCGTTCTCAGCCAGCCCTGG
This window of the Candidatus Coatesbacteria bacterium genome carries:
- a CDS encoding DUF58 domain-containing protein, which codes for MARNDNPALDPRLAAAVGDLRLRARLVVEGLVAGLHRSPLAGVAQEFVEHRPYRPGDEPRLVDWRTWAKTDRLYVKTYEEESDLRLWLVLDVSASMGYRGEGTGVDKLEYARTLAAALAYLTVRQGDNLGLAVFSAGLSAYLPPRRGPLQLGKVLNVLTTLDPGGGTDYEALVRELAGRAGRRGLFVIISDLWGEDDDPGASLAALAARRHELIALRVLDPDEIAPDFSGPLLLRGLEEDAELPVDAEALGRAYRERFAEHDGRLAARLRAAGADYLRLSTAGDFIAPLRRFLARRDRLRNATGRPTR